A segment of the Nitrospirota bacterium genome:
GCATGGCCTTTCATGGAAGACATTTTATCCGATTGAGTCAGAAAGGTCAAATTGAACTGATTCTTCAAGGCGACTCCGGCGAGGAGGACGGGCTCCCGCAACGGGACCAGACTCGAAGGAGGACAGCGCCCTTTTGCTCAAGCCCTGCTCTCCGGACGCCTTGCGCGCGAAAGTCCGCGAAGTCTTAGGCTCCTCAAGGCAATAGGAACGAGGGGGAGGGCTGGTCCTTTCTAAAGGAAGGATCAACCCTCGTCCGATATGGAGCGCGAGCGGGGTTAAAACATTCCAGTCCACGTCCGCTCTTTCGAGCGAGTGTACTACCCCACCTATTTTGGACAGGTCGTTTCGTGTTTTTGACTCTCCAGTCCGCATAGAACGCGGCCGGTGACTGCATTCCGAGCGCACTGTGCGGCGCCTGCTGGTTGGAATGGTCGAGCCACACGGGGATCTGCCGTTCCACCGTCTCGAATGTCTCCAAGCAGGCCTGGGAGGGGATTCCGTTCTTCCATTCCTGCAAGAGCGCGAGCTTCTGCTCAGCCGCCCGCCGCCGCTTCCGTCCACGCCCATTCTGGACAGGTTTGATCGTCGCTTCCATTATCCCTCCTGACCTATTCTACCTGTCCAAATCTTAAGTGGGGCACGACAACCCGGTGCTTCGGGTGTCGCGAGAGAAGGTGCACAACCAGATTGAACGCTGGTTGACGCTGGACGAAGAGGCCCGGCTCCTAGCCGCGTCACCGAACTGGTTGAGGGAGATTCTACTCTTTGCCGTCAACACGGGTTGCGGCAGGGGGAGATCCTCGATCTTCAATGGCCCCAGGTGGACCTGTTCCGGAGGACGATCACCTTGCTGGAGCAGAAGAACCGGTGCAAGGACACGCTCCCGGTGAACGCCACCGCGTTGGAGGTCCTGAAAGAGAGGGCGAAGGTGCGGTCAGAGAAGACCGACTATGTCTTTTTCAACGGGGCCGAGAACCGGATGGACGCCAGGGACCTGCTTCGCGCCTTCTACGCGGCGCGGAAAAACGCCAAGATCGGGAAGTTCCGCTTCCATGACCTGCGGCACACCTTTGCGACCCGCTTCGTGCAAGCCGGTGTGGACCTCTACGCGGTCCAGAAGCTGGGCCGGTGGAAGACGATCTCTATGGTGATATGGTGATGCGGTACGCGCACCATTACCCGGAAAGCCTGCGGGCGGGCATCGAGGTATTGGACGGGGTGGGAAGCGGTAGGAGCACAAAATTAGCACAGTCGGGCGTCTGCGCGAACACCGTGCCGCTGCAAGTCGTTGAAAAAATGGTGCGCCCGGCAGGACTTGAACCTGCGACCTGCGGGTTCGAAGCCCGACGCTCTATCCAACTGAGCTACGGGCGCACCGGCTGAGACGGCCGAAATGAAACGGGGGACCGCTGCGTGAGCGAACGGTCCCCCGCGGTTGCCTTGACGGTTCATCTGCTCCCCGGCCAAGCGCCGGAGAGCCCACGTTCAGTAGCGGTCGCGGTCGCCGCCCCCGCCTCCACCGAACGGCCGCTTCTCCTGGGGTCGTGCCTCGTTCACCACGAGGGTCCGCCCGCCCAGGTTCGTTCCGTTCAGGCCCTGGATCGCCTTCTGCGCTTCTTCGCTCGTGGCCATCTCCACGAAGCCGAAGCCCCTCGACTGCCCGGTATACCGGTCCGTGATCACCTTCGCGGACTGGACCGTGCCGTATTGCGCGAACAGCTCGCTTAGCTGTTGCTCGGTGGTGGAATAGGGAAGACTGCCCACGTATAATTTGTTTCCCACGGCTACCTCCTGCACTGCTGTTGTCTTGAAGCGAGGGAACGGAGGGGAGAAGGAGAGATGCCACGGCGCGGGACGAACTGCACCATCAGGTCACTCAGCTTTCCGGCCAGCTTCCGCTCGCAAGGCAACATCGGTTCAGGGCCGCTCTGCCCGGCTCTCCATCACTCGGCCCCGTAGCGATGAATTGCGGCCCAAGCATAGCACGGGAGTCCGGGCAGATCAACTCGGAGGGCCCGATCCGGCGGACCGACTCCCGACCCGCCGTCCGTCTTCCGATCCGGGCTCGGTCCAGGCCGCCGGGACGGTTGTCGCCATGCTGACGGTGCGTCGGGCCGCGAAGAACGACTTTCCGGCTATCCTCCGGATCCAGCGGGAGGCCTTCTCGGAATATGCCCGGGTCTACGAGGTGAGCCCCTGGACCACCGAGACGCTGGAGAGCCTCGAGTCGGACGCGGCCGACAAGGCGATCCTGGTGGCCGAATGGGACGGGGCGGTCATCGGGTCGGTGCGTTTCTGGGTCGTGGCCGGGGTCTGCGTGATCCGCCTCCTCTCGGTCAGCCCCTCGCACCAGGGCCGCGGCGCGGGCAAGGCCTTGATGCGGGAGATCGAGCGGCTGGCGGCCGGGGCGCACAAGCTCTACGTCTGCACCATGCTCAAAACGCCGCGCAACATCGGGCTGTTCCTGGGTCTGGGCTACAGGCCGGAGGCCCTCCTGCCCAACCACTACCACGGGCTGGATCTCATCTGCTTCGCCAAATACCGGGAGCTGGCCGCCTCGTAGGTCGCCTCCGCCTCAGCCAGCGGCGCTGCGCAACGGGCGGCGCATCTTCGCCGCGCGGCTTGGACCCGCCTCCACGTCCAGCGTTTCCAGCGTGCTCCGGCAGAGGCGGATGAATTCCTGTGCCGCGATCCCCAGGCTCCGGTTGGCGAGGTGGACCAGCCCGACCGGATGGCGCGGCACCGGGTCGTAGAGCTCGATCACCCGCAGGGCGCCCCCCCGGTGCGTGTGGCGCACGTACAGCTCCGGCAGGATCGTGAGACCGGCCCCCTGCTTGACCGCCTCCAGGATTCCTTCGGGGGAAGTCATCTCCACCGAAACCTGGGGCCGCACCCCCGCCTCCCGACATTCCTCCTCTACCATCTTGCGCAGACAGTAGTCGGCCGGCATGAGGACGAGCGGAAACCGGGCCAGGTCCTTCATCCGCAGGCGGGCCTTCGGCGGGCGGAAGCCGGCCGGTGCAACGAGCGCCAGCGTCTCGTGGAACAGAGGGATGGAGGCCAGACGCTCGTCCGGGACCGGCAGGAGGCAGAGGCCGAGGTCCAGCCGGTTCGCGAGCAGGTCGGCCACGATGTCTCCGGAAGGCCTGGCCTGCACCTGGAGGTGGACGTTGGGAAACCGTTCACGGAACCGGCAGACCAGCGGAGGGATGAGGTAGAGGTTCACGCTGGACAGGGTGCCGACGAGCAGCCGTCCACGCTCCCCGCCCGTGAGCTCGTGGACGGCCTGCACCCCCTGCTCCAGCTCGCGCAGGACCCGGAGGACATGCTCTCGGAAGACCTCGCCTGCTTCGGTCAGGGCCACCTGCTTGCCGAGCCGGTCGAACAGGGGCGTCCCCAGTTCCTCCTCCAGCGCGGCCACCTGGATCGAGAGCGATGGCTGGGAGACGTGCACCGCCTCGGCCGCACGGGTGAAGTGCCGGTGCTCGGCCACCGCCAAGAAGTAATGCAACTGCCGCATCTCCATTCGAGACCCTCCCCGAAGTTCTCCCGATCGCTCGGTCAGTTGATAGGAATAAACTATCGTTTTTATCAAAACAATATATTGGACCTATGGCATCATAGCGGGGTATCGTCGGCCCGTCAACGATGATCCTGACCGTTCTCTCTTTTGTCATGGAGGTGCCATGGTGAGCGGAAATCTGAAAGACGTCAGCGGATGGGTTCTCTGGGCGGGCCTGGCGTGGTTCCTGGCGGGGGCCGCCGGCTGCGCGTCGGCGGGGCCGAGCGGCGCGCCTCCGGCCGCGTCGCTCTACGACAGGCTGGGCGGGAAGGCGGCGATCACGGCGGTGGTGGATCAGTTCGTGGCCAACGTGGCCGGCGACAAGCGGATCAACGGGCGCTTCGCCACGACCGACATCCCGAGGCTGAAGCGGCATCTGGTGGACCAGGTCTGCCAGGCCTCGGGCGGGCCCTGCGCCTACAAGGGCCGGGACATGAAGACGACGCACGCGGGCATGAGGATCTCGACGGCGGACTTCAACGCGCTGGTCGAGGACCTGGTCGGTGCGCTGAACCAGCTCAAGGTCCCGGCGAAGGAGCAGCAGGAATTGCTGGCCTTGCTGGGGCCGGCGCAGAAGGACATCGTCGAGGTGCCGTGACGTCGCCCATCACGGTCTACAGCGACTTCAACTGTCCCTTCTGTTACGCGCTGAACGAGCGGCTCCGATCACTGAGCGTCGAGGGGCAGGTGTCCTGGCGCGGCGTGCAGCATGCGCCGGGCCTGCCCGTGCCCCTGCGTCCGTGTCGCGGTGATCAGGCCGGCGAGCTAAAACGGGAGGTGGACGCGGTCCATCGGCTGGCCGCGGACCTGCCGATCACGGTGCCGCCGGGCAAGCCGAACACGGCACGGGCCATCCAGGCCGCGGCTTTTGCGATGTCGGCGGACCCTTCCCGGGGACGAGAATTCAAGGACCTGCTGTATCGGGCCCTCTGGTGCGAGGGCGCGGACCTCTCCGATCCCTCGGTCCTGGACCTCGTGGCGTGGCAAGCCGGATTCGCCGGCCTCTCGTTCGCCGGTCTGGACCGGCACTTGACGGCGGCGACCGTGGGCCGCTGGCAGAACGACTGGGAGCGGACCGGCCGCCTGGCCGTCCCGCTCCTGCTCCATCAGAACGGCCAGAGCCTCGTCGGGCTGCCGACAGCCGAGTCCCTGGCTTCCTTCCTCCGATCCGATTGATCTCGGAGCGGCTGATCGTCCGGTATGTGAGCGGGCGCGCGCTTAGGTGGGAAGGCTGGCTTCGAGGAGCAGTCGGGCGAGGATCTGTAACCGCGCGAAGTACTCGACCGCCTCGTCCGGCAGGTTCGGAAGGAGCGGCTCGAGGTCGGCCAGACAGCTCTCCAGGATCTCGACGCGCGGCTGGTCCAGCCCTCCCTCCGACTCCAGGTAAAAGGTCACGCAGCCGCTGATGACGGTGTCGAGCGTCATCAGCTCCCCTTCGCGGGGATCCGAGAAGCGGGGCCAGCCCGCGTTCCGGTGCTCGTCCCAGAGGGTCAGAAGCTCGCTCACGGGGCTCCGCTGAAGGAATCAATGGCGAGCAGCGTGGCGAGGACGGTCAGCACCAAGCCGGCCGCCCGGTGGGTCCAGAGCGGGATGCGCGTCCACCAGTCCGTCAGGGCCGTGCGCAGCCGGTCCGGCAGGCCGAGCAGCAGCAGGGCCTTGGCAGCGGCCACCAGGCCGAGCGTCGCCCAGAGCCAGACTCCCCGCCGCTCCGGGGCTCCGAGCACGAGCACCAGCCCCACCAGCAGCACCCCCTGCAGCAGGACAAATCGGCGAAGCGGATCGGACAGGACGGCCCGCATCCGCTCGATCCACCAAGCCGGCAAGGCGATCATGGCCACCCCGGCGGCGAGCCAGAGCAGGCTGATCAGGCCGAAGAGCAGCAGCGTCACCATCGGTACAGTCAACGCCTCACTCGTTGCCGAGCCAGCCGAGCGCATGGAGGAGCAGGAGGGCCAGCGTACAGAGGCCCAGGCCCCAGAACCGGTAATCCACGTCCTCCCGCTTGAGGCACCAGTCCAGCACGCCCTTCTTCAGTCGCTCCGGCCCCGCCGCCAGGAACAGGCCCTTCGCGACCATCGCGAGGCCCGTGACCGTCCAGAGGGGCTGGTAGTGCAGACCCTGCGCACCCAGGAGCAGCAGGAGGCCCAGGCCGGCCGCCGCCGCTTCCCAGCGCAGCACCGTCGGGGAGAGGGCGAGCGCGTCCCGCACCCGCTCCACCACCTGCCGGGGTGCGACCAAGAGCGCCAGCCCGTCGGCCATCCAGATGCCGGCGATCGCCGCCAGGACGTATTTCATCGCACACCGTGATCGGTGATGAGTGATCAGTGACGCGATAGGAATAGTGGATGCAGCACGCAGCGCTCACCCATCACTTGTCACCTTACTTATGGGTAGAGGCCGCGCGCCAGGTGCGCCTCGGCGACCTTGTCGATCCCGCTCATGAGGGCCGCCATCCGCATCGTCACCTTGCGGGTCCGGGCGAACTCCAGCGTGCGGTGGAAGGCGGCGACGATGATCTCGTGCAGCCGCTCGCGGATGTCCGCCTCCTTCCAGAAAAACCGCTGGACGTCCTGGACCCATTCGAAGTAGGACACGATCACGCCGCCGGAGTTGGCCAGGATGTCCGGGATGATGAAGACCCCCTTGTCGGTCAGGATCCGGTCGGCCTCCAGGGTGGTCGGCCCGTTGGCCCCCTCCGCCAGGATCTTGCAGCGAACCCCGCCCGCGTTCTTCTCGGTAATCTGCTCCGACAGGGCGGCCGGCACGAGCACGGTGCATTCGAGCGCCAGGAGCTCCTCGTTGGTGATGGCCTCGCCCAACTCGGGGTGCGCAAGCGAATGGCCGTCGGTGCGGTAGCACTTCAGCAGCGCGGGGATGTCCAGGCCCTTCGCGTTGTAGAGGCCGCTCGACTTGTCGCTGACCGCGATGACCTTGGCCCCGGCCTCCGCCATGATCCGGGCCGTGTGCGAGCCCACGTTCCCGAACCCCTGCACCGCCACGGTGGCCTGCTTCACGTCCAGCCCCAGGTGCCGCATGGCTTCCAGGGTCACGTTCACGACGCCGCGCCCCGTCGCTTCCTCGCGCCCCAGGCTCCCGCCGATCGAAAGCGGCTTGCCGGTCACGACCCCCGGCGACGCGTAGCCCACCTGCTGGCTGTAGGTGTCCATGATCCAGGCCATGACCTGGGCGTTGGTGCCGACGTCGGGCGCGGGCACGTCCTCGTCCGGCCCGATGATTGGGAAGATCTCGGACGCGTACCGGCGCGTCAGCCGCTGGAGCTCCCCGCGGGACAGCTTTTCCGGCGCCACCCGCACGCCGCCCTTGGCCCCGCCGTAGGGCAGGCCGGCCAGCGCGCACTTCCAGGTCATCCACATGGCCAGCGCAGCCACTTCGCCCAGGTTCACGTCCGGGTGGTAGCGGATGCCGCCTTTCGAGGGGCCGCGGGAGGAGTCGTGCTGCACGCGATAGCCGGTGAAGACTTTGACGGACCCGTCGTCCATCCGCACGGGTACGCTCACGATGAGCGAGCGCTCCGGCAGCTTCAGCCGCTCCCGCAAATTCGGATCCAGGTTCATGCGCTCCGCCGCCTCGTCAAACTGGGCGACGGCAAGCCGGTACGTATGGTTGTCGAGCTCGTTCACCATGTGTCCATCCCGATCGCGTTCCGCTCGGCCCGCTCGCCCGGGCCGGCCTCCTGCCCATCCGTCCCGTCCATCCACTCCAGGCCGAAGGTCCTGGCAAACTCCTCCGCGACCCGCCGCCGGACCAGCGTGATGTCCGGGACCGGCTGGCCGGCCCGGGCGAGCTCGGCCTGCATCGAGGTGACGCGGCAGCCGGCGATCCCGCAGGGGACGATCCGGTCGAACGGCGCGAGGTCCACGGTCACGTTCAACGCGAACCCGTGCATGGTCACGCCCCGCACGATCCGGACCCCCAGCGCCGCGATCTTCCTCGGCCGGCTCGCCGGATCGGACGGGTCCGGGTCCGTCCACACGCCCGGGAACTTTTCGACCCTTCGGCCGGTGAGGCCCCAGGCGGCGAGGGTGCGGATGAGCGCTTCCTCGATGAGCCTGACGTAGGCCTTGGGGCCGGGACAGAAGTCCGCCAGACGCAGGATCGGGTAGCCCACGACCTGGCCCGGCCCGTGATAGGTGACGGAGCCGCCCCGCTCCACGTGATAGAGGGGATAGCCGGCCGCGCTGAGCGCCTCGTCTCCGCCCCAGTGGCCGGCCTGTCCGCTCCGCCCGACCGTGAAGACCGGCTCATGCTCGAGGAGGAGCAGGCTGTCGGGCCGCCGGTCGGCGATCCGCTCCTCCACCAGCCGGTGCTGGAGGGCCCAGGCGTCGCCGTAGCGAAGCCGGTCATGCTGCACGAGCGCCGCGACGCGTGTCGTGGACGGGATGGGCATGGCGCAAGATCAAGACGAGGTGGTGATGCAATGAAGAAACTATAGCACAGGCTCCGGGACCCCACAACGAGCCCTGTACCTCTCCTGGGCCCGAGACCCGGGCAGCCGGACCGGCCTCGCGGTCGCCTGTCGCCGTGGCGGTGACGGCTCCTCCGTGACTCCCGCCGGCCATTCTGCTACAACCGGCGTGATCCCCCTTGGCCCTTGCCGATGATGGGGAGCCATTTCCAAGGAGGACCTGCCATGGCCTGGTCGCGCGGCATACCGGCTCTGATCGTGGCCATAACGTTCGGCGTTGGGAATACGTGGACGACCTTTGCCCAGGGACCAAAGCCGGAATCGCCGCCGCCTTCCGTGATCCTCGCAAAGACCGTGAGGGGACACCTGATCAGGATCGAACGAGAATCGTACGTGCTGAAAGATGACAGAGGTGAGGAAGTGCGGATCGAAGTGGGCAGAGACACCCTGCTCGACAAGACCGTCGCGGTCGGCGAT
Coding sequences within it:
- a CDS encoding DsbA family protein, which codes for MTSPITVYSDFNCPFCYALNERLRSLSVEGQVSWRGVQHAPGLPVPLRPCRGDQAGELKREVDAVHRLAADLPITVPPGKPNTARAIQAAAFAMSADPSRGREFKDLLYRALWCEGADLSDPSVLDLVAWQAGFAGLSFAGLDRHLTAATVGRWQNDWERTGRLAVPLLLHQNGQSLVGLPTAESLASFLRSD
- a CDS encoding RNA-binding protein — translated: MGNKLYVGSLPYSTTEQQLSELFAQYGTVQSAKVITDRYTGQSRGFGFVEMATSEEAQKAIQGLNGTNLGGRTLVVNEARPQEKRPFGGGGGGDRDRY
- a CDS encoding Glu/Leu/Phe/Val dehydrogenase, whose product is MVNELDNHTYRLAVAQFDEAAERMNLDPNLRERLKLPERSLIVSVPVRMDDGSVKVFTGYRVQHDSSRGPSKGGIRYHPDVNLGEVAALAMWMTWKCALAGLPYGGAKGGVRVAPEKLSRGELQRLTRRYASEIFPIIGPDEDVPAPDVGTNAQVMAWIMDTYSQQVGYASPGVVTGKPLSIGGSLGREEATGRGVVNVTLEAMRHLGLDVKQATVAVQGFGNVGSHTARIMAEAGAKVIAVSDKSSGLYNAKGLDIPALLKCYRTDGHSLAHPELGEAITNEELLALECTVLVPAALSEQITEKNAGGVRCKILAEGANGPTTLEADRILTDKGVFIIPDILANSGGVIVSYFEWVQDVQRFFWKEADIRERLHEIIVAAFHRTLEFARTRKVTMRMAALMSGIDKVAEAHLARGLYP
- a CDS encoding LysR substrate-binding domain-containing protein, which codes for MEMRQLHYFLAVAEHRHFTRAAEAVHVSQPSLSIQVAALEEELGTPLFDRLGKQVALTEAGEVFREHVLRVLRELEQGVQAVHELTGGERGRLLVGTLSSVNLYLIPPLVCRFRERFPNVHLQVQARPSGDIVADLLANRLDLGLCLLPVPDERLASIPLFHETLALVAPAGFRPPKARLRMKDLARFPLVLMPADYCLRKMVEEECREAGVRPQVSVEMTSPEGILEAVKQGAGLTILPELYVRHTHRGGALRVIELYDPVPRHPVGLVHLANRSLGIAAQEFIRLCRSTLETLDVEAGPSRAAKMRRPLRSAAG
- a CDS encoding GNAT family N-acetyltransferase, with amino-acid sequence MLTVRRAAKNDFPAILRIQREAFSEYARVYEVSPWTTETLESLESDAADKAILVAEWDGAVIGSVRFWVVAGVCVIRLLSVSPSHQGRGAGKALMREIERLAAGAHKLYVCTMLKTPRNIGLFLGLGYRPEALLPNHYHGLDLICFAKYRELAAS
- a CDS encoding site-specific integrase; translation: MRQGEILDLQWPQVDLFRRTITLLEQKNRCKDTLPVNATALEVLKERAKVRSEKTDYVFFNGAENRMDARDLLRAFYAARKNAKIGKFRFHDLRHTFATRFVQAGVDLYAVQKLGRWKTISMVIW
- a CDS encoding group 1 truncated hemoglobin, whose translation is MVSGNLKDVSGWVLWAGLAWFLAGAAGCASAGPSGAPPAASLYDRLGGKAAITAVVDQFVANVAGDKRINGRFATTDIPRLKRHLVDQVCQASGGPCAYKGRDMKTTHAGMRISTADFNALVEDLVGALNQLKVPAKEQQELLALLGPAQKDIVEVP
- the lipB gene encoding lipoyl(octanoyl) transferase LipB, which encodes MPIPSTTRVAALVQHDRLRYGDAWALQHRLVEERIADRRPDSLLLLEHEPVFTVGRSGQAGHWGGDEALSAAGYPLYHVERGGSVTYHGPGQVVGYPILRLADFCPGPKAYVRLIEEALIRTLAAWGLTGRRVEKFPGVWTDPDPSDPASRPRKIAALGVRIVRGVTMHGFALNVTVDLAPFDRIVPCGIAGCRVTSMQAELARAGQPVPDITLVRRRVAEEFARTFGLEWMDGTDGQEAGPGERAERNAIGMDTW